The Maylandia zebra isolate NMK-2024a linkage group LG7, Mzebra_GT3a, whole genome shotgun sequence genome contains a region encoding:
- the LOC143419552 gene encoding uncharacterized protein LOC143419552 codes for MRRKKSSRSIFRDPYDVIERQRREGRPRLIQLESLTRRSRTLTELFQGTLQTRLLASARDDVNAKLESITGQLQLLVSEWEGFEAQREELVIWLADMDVRLTS; via the exons atgaggaggaagaaaagcagcaggagcatctttagggatccctatgatgtcattgag aggcagcggcgagaggggagacctcggctcatccagctggagagcctgaccaggaggagtcgaacattaactgagctcttccagggcaccctgcagactcGGCTGCTGGCATCGGCGAGGGATGACGTGAACGCcaaactggagtccatcacaggtcaactgcag ctccttgtctcagagtgggagggatttgaagcacaaagggaggaacttgtcatttggttggctgatatggatgtgaggttgaccagctga